From Caldicellulosiruptor hydrothermalis 108, a single genomic window includes:
- a CDS encoding glycoside hydrolase family 3 protein: protein MTNYENKIIGFKTQPFYLKDEDIKWVIDTFNDMNIDEKIGQLFCLIAHPDEKYLNYLVQESKVGGVLVRPMFNHEIIGIVRFLQTNSKIPLLIAGNLEAGGDGVSLEGTNFGCPLAVAATDDVEMAYRLGVVCGREAKALGLNWAFAPVVDIDFNFRNPITNTRTFGSDPERVAEMGCAFIKAVQQQGLAATAKHFPGDGVDERDQHLVTSINTLSCEDWDATFGMVYKKCIQTGVMSIMVGHISLPAYSKVLNPDLKDEDILPASLSPEIVTGLLKEKLGFKGLVVTDASTMAGMMIPMGRERAVPQAIAAGCDMFLFAFNIEEDFKYMKQGLESGILTEERLNDAVLKILAFKAALGLHKNREWLIPDIKNVKKVVKCKEHLEWAKECADRSITLVKEEKGVLPISPEKIKNILLYSIDNDSNVLNFFNMEVKNQPKKPYERFKRMLEKEGFNVEVFEPRNTIEGENQSYEEFVNKYNLIIYLVNLATKSNQTVVRIEWAQPRGANVPVFINKIPTIFISLANPYHLLDVPRVKTYINAYGSSDIILEALLDKLMGRSEFKGKSPVDPFCGKWDARL, encoded by the coding sequence ATGACAAATTATGAAAACAAAATAATAGGATTTAAAACGCAACCATTCTATCTAAAAGATGAAGATATAAAGTGGGTTATAGACACTTTTAACGACATGAATATTGATGAAAAAATAGGCCAATTGTTTTGCCTTATAGCACATCCAGATGAAAAATATCTCAACTATCTTGTTCAAGAATCGAAAGTTGGTGGAGTGCTTGTAAGGCCGATGTTTAACCATGAAATTATTGGAATTGTTAGATTTTTACAAACTAACTCTAAAATACCTCTTCTTATTGCGGGCAATCTTGAGGCGGGTGGAGATGGAGTTTCGTTGGAAGGCACTAATTTTGGATGTCCTTTAGCTGTTGCCGCAACAGATGATGTTGAAATGGCTTATAGGCTGGGAGTTGTGTGTGGCAGAGAAGCAAAGGCATTAGGCCTGAACTGGGCGTTTGCGCCTGTTGTAGATATAGATTTTAATTTTAGAAATCCCATAACTAATACAAGGACATTTGGCTCTGACCCAGAAAGAGTAGCTGAAATGGGTTGTGCTTTTATTAAAGCTGTTCAACAGCAGGGCCTTGCAGCAACAGCAAAACATTTTCCAGGTGACGGTGTTGACGAAAGAGACCAGCATCTTGTTACTTCTATTAATACTCTTTCCTGTGAAGATTGGGATGCTACTTTTGGCATGGTTTATAAAAAATGCATTCAGACTGGTGTTATGAGTATAATGGTGGGGCATATATCTTTGCCGGCTTATTCAAAAGTTCTGAATCCTGATCTAAAAGATGAAGATATTCTTCCTGCTTCACTTTCGCCAGAAATTGTCACAGGGCTTCTAAAAGAAAAGCTGGGATTCAAAGGATTGGTTGTTACAGATGCATCTACCATGGCAGGTATGATGATTCCTATGGGGAGAGAAAGAGCTGTACCGCAGGCAATTGCTGCTGGGTGTGATATGTTTTTATTCGCATTTAACATTGAGGAAGATTTTAAATACATGAAGCAGGGACTTGAAAGTGGGATATTGACAGAAGAAAGACTGAATGATGCGGTCCTGAAAATTCTTGCTTTCAAAGCGGCGCTGGGATTGCACAAAAATAGAGAATGGCTTATACCTGATATTAAAAATGTAAAAAAGGTTGTAAAATGCAAAGAACATCTTGAATGGGCTAAAGAATGTGCAGACAGATCTATTACTCTTGTTAAAGAAGAAAAGGGTGTATTGCCAATAAGCCCTGAAAAAATTAAAAATATTCTACTATACAGCATTGATAATGATAGTAATGTGCTAAATTTCTTTAATATGGAGGTGAAAAATCAACCTAAAAAGCCGTATGAAAGATTCAAAAGAATGCTCGAAAAAGAAGGATTTAATGTTGAGGTTTTTGAACCGAGAAATACAATTGAAGGTGAAAACCAGTCTTATGAAGAATTTGTAAATAAATATAATTTAATAATATATCTTGTTAATCTTGCCACAAAGAGTAATCAAACAGTGGTAAGGATTGAATGGGCACAGCCAAGGGGAGCAAATGTACCAGTTTTCATTAACAAGATTCCAACAATATTTATTTCACTGGCAAATCCTTATCATCTTCTGGATGTTCCAAGAGTTAAAACCTACATTAATGCTTATGGAAGTTCGGATATTATTTTAGAAGCTTTGTTAGACAAGCTTATGGGAAGATCTGAATTTAAAGGTAAGAGTCCTGTTGATCCATTCTGTGGCAAATGGGATGCGAGGTTGTAA
- a CDS encoding MBL fold metallo-hydrolase: MDETMFMQYNSWMVCEGTYFITTLNGSLYLYLLEGNKKALLIDTGYGFTNIREYVEGLTQKPIIVVNTHGHTDHSGGNGWWEEVYMHKNAPSDMFELKNVPVEHILPYPNYKKIFIEEGFEFDLGDRVVKVIDISAHSAGSLAFIDSKARMIFTGDELESQQVLMFDAVNAKPYDLKAKIEKHLENMHKIKKYDKNFDFICPAHNGAPISKLYIDDFVELDKKILEDKHTVGQLNHFYLSKEPYANKLVRVTYNRASFIYMIE, encoded by the coding sequence ATGGACGAAACTATGTTTATGCAGTACAATTCTTGGATGGTTTGTGAAGGCACATACTTCATAACAACTCTAAATGGAAGCCTTTACCTATATCTTTTGGAAGGCAATAAAAAAGCCCTTCTTATTGATACAGGGTATGGATTTACAAATATAAGAGAGTATGTTGAAGGCCTCACTCAAAAACCTATTATTGTAGTGAATACACATGGTCATACAGACCATTCTGGTGGCAACGGTTGGTGGGAAGAGGTTTATATGCATAAAAATGCTCCGTCTGACATGTTTGAGCTTAAAAATGTACCTGTGGAACATATTTTGCCATATCCAAATTATAAAAAAATTTTTATTGAAGAAGGATTTGAGTTTGATCTTGGAGACAGAGTGGTGAAAGTTATAGATATTTCTGCACATTCAGCTGGTAGTTTAGCGTTTATTGATTCTAAAGCGCGCATGATTTTTACTGGAGATGAGCTTGAATCACAGCAAGTTTTAATGTTTGATGCTGTAAATGCAAAACCATATGATTTGAAAGCAAAGATTGAGAAGCATCTTGAGAATATGCACAAAATCAAAAAATATGATAAAAATTTTGACTTTATATGCCCAGCACATAATGGGGCTCCTATTTCAAAATTATACATCGATGATTTTGTAGAGTTAGATAAAAAAATTCTTGAAGATAAACACACAGTTGGTCAATTGAATCATTTCTATTTGAGCAAAGAACCATATGCAAATAAATTAGTTCGAGTAACTTATAATAGAGCTTCATTTATATATATGATCGAGTAA
- a CDS encoding ABC transporter permease, with the protein MRATKLFRNIIVTFSVPLIVYSIFQLICSIYKLPYINSNNFRTFVLNTFYVAYIGWGLYFNVPAGRFDFSVGAVMLLSTIIGGNLALMLGLNGTGMLISCMLTGALLGAVSGLAYVILRLPAMVVSLGLVLIYEALSFVLFEGRGIVIIGRQNLLYIVQPPYLYIVAFIVMIALIILINYTKFGYDMRALANDQRISVNTGINEITNTILCYIFSGAVVAVAGVLTLGRTGATRANLSMATVSTMFQGFLPLFIGNVLARYSEPIFSILIGAITTSLIASGLAALGLSLAAQNIINAFIMLAFLAYDINQYKLEELILIRRQKKEALMEQ; encoded by the coding sequence ATGAGGGCAACTAAATTGTTTAGAAACATTATCGTGACATTTTCTGTTCCGCTGATTGTATATTCGATATTCCAATTGATATGTTCGATATACAAGCTGCCATATATAAATTCTAACAATTTTAGAACTTTTGTACTGAACACTTTTTATGTTGCTTATATAGGCTGGGGGCTGTATTTTAATGTGCCTGCAGGAAGGTTTGATTTCAGCGTTGGTGCTGTTATGCTCCTTTCAACTATTATAGGAGGAAACTTGGCGCTCATGCTGGGACTGAATGGAACAGGGATGCTTATAAGCTGCATGTTAACAGGTGCGCTCCTTGGTGCTGTTTCTGGCCTTGCATATGTCATATTAAGACTTCCTGCAATGGTGGTATCTTTGGGACTTGTATTGATATATGAAGCACTTTCCTTTGTTCTATTTGAGGGAAGGGGGATAGTGATAATAGGAAGACAGAACTTGCTTTACATTGTTCAGCCCCCCTACCTCTATATTGTAGCTTTTATTGTGATGATTGCGCTTATAATTCTTATTAACTATACAAAGTTTGGTTATGACATGAGAGCATTAGCAAATGACCAGAGGATTTCGGTGAATACAGGTATCAATGAAATTACAAACACCATTCTTTGCTATATATTCAGCGGAGCAGTGGTTGCAGTTGCTGGTGTGCTTACATTAGGAAGAACAGGTGCAACACGTGCCAACTTAAGCATGGCAACAGTGTCAACAATGTTTCAGGGATTTTTGCCATTATTTATAGGAAATGTGCTTGCCAGATATAGTGAACCAATCTTTAGTATTTTAATAGGTGCCATAACAACTTCACTAATTGCATCTGGACTTGCAGCGCTTGGCCTTTCCCTTGCAGCCCAGAATATTATAAATGCTTTTATAATGCTGGCATTCCTTGCATATGACATAAATCAATATAAATTGGAAGAGCTTATATTAATCAGAAGGCAAAAGAAAGAGGCTCTGATGGAACAATGA
- a CDS encoding sugar ABC transporter substrate-binding protein: MFKRWLRLLWLVLFFALCLNQLSGYGKGSSSNVPKQKYKIGVIVYDNSDVMQQEINKYFTQHLAPAFNVEFIISDAIKDSNGEISFIENCAAKGVKGIIAFYNVTDFKKILNLCKQHKIYYVLGAMNPDEKMLKAAEGNPYFLGGVGPGNSDYSAMYKMTKKFLEDGARSIVLPTGGKDWSVKMFIDRYNGVKDAIKDFEAKHPGVKIKVYEFGGFPNDAWFATQAKMIALNPDAIVATFSGEFLWVQPLKDAGKAGKIKLGTLSSINPVAAQAMKEGVLHFLAGIYPQMTGLNFALLYNAMTGYAKDFKKDGKPVVITTDVAIIQSAQEMDKWMKIVYGKVPPYSADDLKKVCKVFNPKATYNDFVKLCKECNYNDIIKRRGIKR, translated from the coding sequence ATGTTTAAAAGATGGTTAAGGCTTTTATGGCTTGTTTTGTTCTTTGCTTTATGTTTAAATCAATTAAGCGGATACGGGAAAGGCAGTAGTTCAAATGTGCCAAAGCAAAAATACAAAATTGGTGTAATTGTGTATGATAACAGCGATGTTATGCAGCAAGAGATTAATAAATATTTTACTCAGCATTTAGCACCTGCATTCAATGTGGAATTTATCATTTCAGATGCTATTAAAGATTCAAATGGTGAGATTTCTTTTATTGAGAACTGTGCAGCAAAAGGAGTAAAAGGCATCATTGCATTTTACAATGTAACAGATTTCAAAAAAATTCTTAATCTTTGCAAACAACACAAAATATATTATGTTCTTGGCGCAATGAATCCTGATGAAAAAATGCTGAAAGCAGCTGAAGGTAATCCATATTTTCTTGGTGGTGTAGGACCTGGTAACAGTGATTACAGTGCAATGTATAAGATGACTAAAAAGTTTTTGGAAGATGGCGCAAGGTCAATTGTGCTACCAACAGGAGGAAAAGACTGGAGTGTGAAAATGTTTATTGACCGTTATAATGGAGTGAAAGATGCGATTAAAGATTTTGAAGCTAAACATCCTGGAGTGAAAATAAAAGTTTATGAATTTGGCGGATTTCCTAACGATGCCTGGTTTGCAACACAGGCAAAGATGATAGCTCTCAATCCAGATGCGATAGTAGCTACATTTTCAGGTGAATTTTTATGGGTTCAGCCATTAAAAGACGCTGGGAAAGCAGGAAAAATTAAATTGGGCACGCTATCTTCAATCAATCCTGTTGCTGCCCAGGCAATGAAAGAAGGAGTTTTGCACTTTTTAGCAGGTATATATCCGCAAATGACAGGGCTCAATTTTGCTTTACTTTACAATGCAATGACTGGTTATGCTAAGGACTTTAAAAAGGATGGTAAACCAGTAGTGATAACAACAGATGTGGCTATTATTCAATCTGCACAAGAAATGGATAAGTGGATGAAAATTGTATACGGCAAAGTTCCACCATACTCTGCAGATGATCTAAAAAAAGTTTGCAAAGTATTCAATCCAAAAGCAACTTATAATGACTTTGTAAAATTATGTAAAGAATGTAATTATAATGATATAATAAAAAGAAGAGGCATTAAAAGATAA
- a CDS encoding ABC transporter permease, protein MDTRRKNNALLFLKNEKVKNTISNLLPVIGFVFIIVFFGIMTKGVSLSPFNIKILINQAIVVAIIATTATFIFSMGAFDISIGAVTCFAAVVGAIAANATKSPIVMFAMCMVSAIALSLMNGFCIAFLKLPSFIVTLATMNIISAAVTLVIGTTDLITLEMDVDYLDQIYIKIIVLIVVMLLSVILFDFTKLGKSNKIIGGNQTVASLSGISITKNILATFLVSGIGIGLGAFLLLVRTGSVSSQTASSMGFDIIMAMVLGGMPISGGAKSKITAALIGAFTITALNNGLVIMGASVGALQAIRGVIFLIIITLMLLNQREKLLPR, encoded by the coding sequence ATGGACACTAGGAGAAAAAACAATGCACTTTTGTTTTTGAAGAACGAAAAGGTTAAAAATACAATTTCAAATTTGCTTCCTGTGATTGGTTTTGTGTTTATAATAGTCTTTTTTGGGATAATGACTAAGGGAGTATCACTTTCGCCTTTCAACATCAAAATTTTGATTAATCAAGCTATTGTCGTTGCAATAATCGCAACAACTGCAACTTTCATATTTTCCATGGGCGCATTTGATATTTCAATAGGAGCTGTTACATGTTTTGCTGCTGTAGTTGGAGCTATAGCAGCAAATGCTACAAAATCTCCGATTGTGATGTTTGCAATGTGTATGGTTTCTGCAATAGCACTTTCTTTGATGAATGGATTTTGTATAGCATTTCTTAAACTACCTTCTTTTATAGTTACACTTGCTACAATGAACATAATCTCCGCAGCGGTCACACTTGTTATTGGAACAACGGATCTAATTACTTTGGAGATGGATGTTGATTATCTCGACCAGATATATATAAAGATTATTGTTTTAATTGTTGTAATGCTACTATCTGTTATACTCTTTGACTTTACAAAGCTTGGGAAAAGCAACAAGATAATAGGCGGTAACCAGACTGTTGCATCGCTGTCTGGAATATCAATTACAAAAAATATATTAGCTACATTTTTGGTAAGTGGAATAGGAATAGGATTGGGTGCATTTTTGCTCCTTGTTAGAACAGGTTCAGTATCTTCACAAACTGCGTCTTCTATGGGTTTTGATATTATCATGGCAATGGTATTGGGAGGAATGCCTATCTCGGGTGGTGCTAAATCAAAAATAACAGCAGCACTTATTGGTGCATTTACTATAACAGCGTTAAATAACGGGCTTGTTATAATGGGTGCTTCTGTTGGAGCACTTCAGGCAATACGAGGTGTTATCTTTCTGATTATCATAACACTTATGCTACTAAATCAAAGAGAAAAACTTCTTCCTCGTTAG
- a CDS encoding sugar ABC transporter ATP-binding protein: MSVEKLIEVRNIDKYFGPVKVLNNVCLEIYKGEVRGLVGENGSGKSTLSSIIAGILQADGGKMFLKGNIYNPKSMIDAQTHGIGMVVQELGTVSNITVAENIFLGKVNNFKRFGIVDRKKLYKSAKEILERVGITDIDPAIPINFLNFEDRKLIEFAKVVDENLELLILDETTTALSQKGREIVYDLVQKLKSQNKSVLLISHDLDEIMKVCDTLTVLRDGNVITELPKQEFEENKIKQYMIGREIKGHYYRPDAEGSHEEEVVLKIKNLTTFRGVKNLSFEVHKGEILGIGGLSHCGMHELGRALFGAEKVLTGRVIHCKTGQEIKSPFAAMKLNIGYVSKDRDKESLVLADSIKNNIVAAGYDKVTTGKYFIFPKTENKYVDEQIESLRIKCTSRNQYVQYLSGGNKQKVALGKWLARDPDILIVDCPTRGVDVGVKASIYQILYQMKKEGKTIIMISEELPELIGMCDRIIILKDGRKTGEFKRSPDLSEANLIMCMI; this comes from the coding sequence ATGAGTGTTGAAAAGTTGATTGAGGTAAGAAATATTGATAAATACTTTGGTCCTGTCAAAGTTTTGAATAATGTTTGTCTTGAGATATACAAGGGGGAGGTCCGGGGACTCGTTGGTGAAAATGGCTCGGGTAAGTCTACACTTTCATCTATTATTGCAGGCATTTTACAGGCAGATGGTGGAAAGATGTTTTTAAAAGGTAATATTTACAACCCCAAGAGTATGATTGATGCCCAAACCCACGGAATAGGTATGGTGGTTCAGGAACTTGGTACAGTTTCCAATATAACTGTTGCAGAGAATATTTTTCTTGGCAAGGTAAATAATTTTAAGAGGTTTGGCATTGTTGACAGAAAAAAATTATATAAGTCTGCTAAAGAAATTTTGGAGCGAGTTGGCATTACTGATATTGATCCGGCTATACCAATCAATTTTCTAAATTTTGAGGATAGAAAACTTATTGAATTTGCAAAAGTTGTGGATGAAAACCTTGAGCTTTTGATTTTAGATGAGACAACCACCGCTCTTTCTCAAAAAGGTAGAGAGATAGTTTATGATCTTGTACAAAAGTTAAAAAGCCAGAACAAATCAGTACTTCTTATATCCCATGATCTTGATGAGATTATGAAGGTATGCGATACGTTGACAGTATTACGAGATGGCAACGTCATTACTGAACTTCCAAAGCAAGAGTTTGAGGAGAATAAAATAAAACAATATATGATAGGAAGAGAGATTAAAGGACATTATTATAGACCTGATGCAGAGGGAAGCCATGAAGAAGAAGTGGTTTTGAAGATTAAAAACCTTACCACCTTCAGAGGTGTAAAAAATCTTTCTTTTGAAGTACATAAAGGTGAGATACTTGGAATAGGGGGGCTTTCCCACTGTGGCATGCATGAGTTGGGGCGAGCTTTATTTGGAGCAGAGAAGGTGCTTACAGGCAGGGTAATTCATTGCAAAACAGGTCAGGAAATAAAAAGTCCTTTTGCCGCAATGAAACTAAATATAGGTTATGTTTCGAAGGATAGAGACAAAGAGTCACTTGTGCTTGCAGATAGCATAAAAAATAATATTGTAGCTGCTGGATATGATAAGGTTACAACTGGAAAATACTTCATTTTCCCAAAAACAGAAAACAAGTATGTAGATGAGCAGATAGAGAGCTTGAGGATAAAGTGTACCTCACGCAATCAGTATGTTCAATATTTATCAGGTGGTAATAAACAAAAAGTTGCACTTGGTAAATGGTTAGCAAGAGATCCTGATATTTTAATTGTTGACTGCCCTACAAGAGGTGTTGATGTGGGTGTTAAGGCTTCAATATATCAAATTCTGTACCAAATGAAGAAAGAAGGAAAGACGATAATTATGATTTCTGAAGAATTACCTGAATTGATAGGTATGTGTGATAGGATAATAATTCTAAAAGATGGAAGGAAGACAGGAGAATTTAAACGCTCCCCAGATTTGTCTGAAGCAAATCTTATTATGTGCATGATTTAA
- a CDS encoding family 1 glycosylhydrolase produces MLDIFQYPEVKFPDSFLWGASTAGEQVEGNNCSQFDVKEFAPEKAVFSGEPYQMPGMACNSYILYEEDIKLLKEMNLNLYRMSIEWCRIEPEKGKYDEKVLKHYISILSRLKEEKINICLTLHHFSHPVWFHKEGAFKSLDNLKDWERYLEYLIPKIAEYVDFWIVINELNLRYVYPTIEERLNAIYYHALGYHIIKKYSDKPVSSAHSYAEKHPKRGKHDKLDRLMAEYIDYIENEFFFHAIRTGEITAPFYDAKYVPDIKMTCDFWAVNTYVRHIIDGRKKDYLTDFYRATHFKALDTPFYTEEIWPELMIFMLMRLKDKPILITENGIAVRDDRFRIVYLAAMLQSVYEAIEMGSEVIGYCHWSLLDNWEWGSFEPTFGLAAVDRKTFERRLKNSGKFYGEIAKNNGYNQEILRRYLQELPSIINYKNK; encoded by the coding sequence ATGCTAGATATATTTCAATATCCTGAAGTGAAATTTCCTGATAGTTTTTTATGGGGTGCATCAACAGCAGGTGAACAAGTAGAAGGAAACAACTGCTCACAATTTGATGTAAAAGAGTTTGCTCCTGAAAAGGCAGTCTTTAGCGGAGAACCTTATCAAATGCCTGGAATGGCGTGTAACAGCTATATATTGTATGAAGAGGATATTAAACTGTTGAAAGAAATGAATTTGAATTTATATAGAATGTCAATAGAATGGTGCAGGATAGAACCTGAAAAAGGTAAGTATGATGAAAAAGTGTTGAAACATTATATTAGTATATTAAGCAGGTTAAAAGAAGAAAAAATAAATATATGTTTGACTCTTCATCATTTTTCACATCCTGTGTGGTTTCACAAAGAGGGTGCTTTTAAATCACTGGATAACCTAAAGGACTGGGAAAGATATTTAGAATATTTGATACCCAAGATAGCAGAGTATGTGGATTTTTGGATTGTTATAAATGAGCTTAATCTTCGATATGTTTATCCTACCATAGAGGAAAGGCTAAACGCAATTTACTATCACGCTTTGGGATATCATATTATCAAAAAGTATTCAGATAAGCCTGTTAGTTCAGCACATTCCTATGCTGAAAAACACCCAAAAAGGGGAAAGCACGATAAACTTGATAGGCTTATGGCAGAATATATAGACTATATTGAAAATGAATTCTTCTTTCATGCAATTCGAACTGGGGAGATTACGGCACCTTTTTATGATGCAAAGTATGTACCTGATATTAAGATGACATGTGATTTCTGGGCAGTGAATACATATGTGAGACATATAATTGACGGCCGAAAAAAAGATTATTTGACAGACTTTTATAGGGCTACTCATTTTAAAGCGCTTGATACGCCGTTTTATACCGAAGAAATTTGGCCGGAACTCATGATTTTCATGTTAATGAGATTAAAGGATAAACCCATACTAATAACAGAAAATGGAATTGCAGTGAGGGATGACAGGTTCAGAATTGTTTATTTAGCTGCTATGCTTCAGTCAGTTTATGAAGCAATTGAAATGGGATCAGAAGTGATTGGATACTGTCATTGGTCGCTGTTGGATAATTGGGAATGGGGAAGCTTTGAACCTACATTTGGGCTTGCTGCTGTTGACAGAAAAACTTTTGAAAGGAGATTGAAAAACAGCGGGAAGTTCTATGGAGAGATTGCTAAAAATAATGGATATAACCAAGAGATATTGAGAAGATATTTGCAAGAGTTGCCTTCCATTATAAATTATAAAAACAAGTAG
- a CDS encoding AraC family transcriptional regulator, with amino-acid sequence MEMYVTFGDVQTYLTSYFFSTGKKKTFLDAIFELYKSHKYLVDKPVLPQQFLWSNMSDEEFIDALNLLPIRINDFIETKYSSNIREHTIFPDKRDIFVFKNFNFALDFVHSHDYFEVIYVFRGSCIFQFEKEHQILIEGNICIVAPESLHNIIVEENNSVVIIIAIRKSTFDTAFFAFLSQKDVLSYFFRTILYNKATPNYLLFETDNSNDIKFIIKNLTMENYRDDKYKNDCCISWANILFSYLLRVYSNKVKSNNFISDDNFSPIIEFIQHNYKNITLKDIANQFHYSESYLSALIKNKLGINFTSLITKLKMADAKDYLENTDLPLEKIAEYVGYNSVDHFSRTFKKFFKQSPHQYRKSIKNRDALKN; translated from the coding sequence ATGGAGATGTATGTGACTTTTGGAGATGTACAGACTTATTTAACAAGTTATTTTTTTAGTACAGGTAAAAAGAAAACTTTTTTAGATGCTATTTTTGAACTTTATAAAAGCCACAAATATTTAGTTGACAAACCCGTTTTACCCCAACAATTTCTGTGGAGTAATATGTCAGATGAAGAGTTTATAGATGCTCTGAACCTTTTACCAATCCGAATAAATGACTTTATTGAAACAAAATATTCTTCTAATATAAGAGAACATACCATTTTCCCTGATAAAAGAGATATTTTTGTTTTTAAAAATTTTAACTTTGCGTTGGATTTTGTTCATTCTCATGATTACTTTGAAGTAATATATGTATTCAGAGGCAGCTGTATTTTCCAATTTGAGAAAGAACATCAAATACTTATCGAAGGAAATATCTGTATTGTTGCACCAGAGTCTTTGCACAATATCATTGTTGAAGAGAACAATTCAGTAGTTATAATTATTGCAATAAGAAAGAGTACATTTGATACTGCTTTTTTTGCTTTTCTTTCACAAAAAGATGTACTTTCTTATTTCTTTAGGACTATACTTTACAATAAAGCAACTCCAAATTATCTGTTATTTGAAACAGATAATTCTAACGATATTAAATTTATAATCAAAAATCTAACAATGGAAAACTACAGGGATGATAAGTATAAAAACGACTGCTGTATTAGTTGGGCTAACATATTATTCTCTTATTTGCTACGAGTCTATAGTAACAAGGTAAAATCTAATAATTTTATTAGTGATGATAACTTTTCTCCCATCATTGAATTTATTCAGCATAATTACAAAAACATAACTTTGAAAGATATTGCTAACCAGTTTCATTACAGTGAGTCGTATCTATCCGCTCTAATAAAAAACAAATTAGGAATTAACTTTACATCTTTAATAACAAAGCTTAAAATGGCTGATGCAAAAGATTACCTTGAAAATACCGATCTTCCTTTAGAAAAAATCGCAGAATATGTTGGATACAACTCTGTTGATCATTTTTCTAGAACATTCAAAAAATTCTTCAAGCAATCTCCTCACCAGTATCGCAAGAGTATAAAAAACAGGGATGCATTAAAAAACTAA
- a CDS encoding TIGR02679 domain-containing protein, with product MSDEKLLQECIEYFSHKGFSRVLELIYNKYRSLGRFSGKVVLENPQPIEKEMLSRYLGRIVSGDRVVVNVKEFAQKRFEQTKFSSLDFKDVLSHVLKKDILTKKEEKESRQKQLSGFLEKLEKQLANGADSECVFQAVKENFKQFEGYFKKYSEEKLLNILKVCLKAAATKPERIESLAVFATKMAHDPHFFDEDRDSGKIFLRILSLVKNVEYPKSSEEKAELLYMHNIIIDELSNWCLMYAIGAISENAAEDEALKSFALQKKPVILPLYTIKDYKQFFGYSKKIVVVENPAVFSMLMQACSDISLICTNGQLRLSTKIVLESLSKEGFTIFYSGDFDPEGLLIADRIIQNYNAVPVCMDKESYLLSLSKNKISQKRLVMLRNVKSPELFDVCSKMRELKLSGYQERIVDRIVEKLKS from the coding sequence ATGAGCGATGAAAAGCTTTTACAAGAGTGCATAGAATACTTTTCGCACAAGGGTTTTTCGCGTGTGCTGGAGCTCATTTACAACAAATACAGGTCGCTTGGCAGGTTTTCAGGCAAGGTTGTGCTGGAAAACCCACAGCCAATTGAAAAAGAGATGCTTTCGCGCTATCTTGGAAGAATTGTCAGCGGTGACAGGGTGGTTGTCAATGTAAAAGAGTTTGCACAAAAGAGGTTTGAGCAGACCAAATTTTCTTCGCTTGATTTTAAAGATGTGCTTTCACATGTTCTAAAAAAAGATATTTTAACAAAAAAAGAAGAAAAAGAGAGCAGACAAAAGCAACTTTCAGGCTTTCTTGAAAAGTTAGAAAAACAGTTGGCAAACGGCGCAGATAGTGAGTGTGTATTTCAAGCTGTAAAAGAAAATTTCAAACAGTTTGAAGGGTATTTTAAGAAGTATTCTGAAGAAAAACTTTTGAACATTTTAAAAGTATGCTTAAAAGCTGCCGCAACAAAGCCAGAAAGAATAGAAAGTCTTGCGGTGTTTGCAACTAAAATGGCGCATGACCCTCATTTTTTTGACGAAGACCGCGACAGTGGCAAGATATTTTTAAGGATTTTAAGCCTGGTAAAAAATGTTGAATATCCAAAGTCTTCAGAGGAAAAAGCTGAACTTTTGTACATGCACAACATCATCATAGACGAGCTTTCAAACTGGTGTTTGATGTATGCCATAGGCGCAATATCAGAAAACGCAGCAGAAGATGAAGCGCTCAAAAGTTTTGCTTTGCAAAAAAAGCCGGTGATTCTGCCTCTTTATACCATTAAGGATTACAAGCAGTTTTTTGGATATTCAAAGAAAATTGTGGTTGTAGAAAACCCTGCTGTGTTTTCAATGCTGATGCAAGCTTGCAGTGATATTTCTCTCATTTGTACAAACGGGCAGCTAAGACTTTCTACAAAGATTGTACTTGAAAGCCTTTCAAAAGAAGGCTTTACTATATTTTACTCAGGCGACTTTGACCCTGAAGGGCTCTTGATAGCAGACAGGATTATTCAAAACTACAATGCAGTTCCTGTTTGCATGGATAAAGAAAGCTACCTTTTGTCTTTATCTAAAAACAAGATTTCTCAAAAGAGGCTTGTGATGCTCCGAAACGTAAAAAGCCCAGAGCTTTTTGATGTATGCAGTAAAATGAGAGAATTAAAGCTTTCGGGGTATCAGGAAAGGATAGTTGATAGAATTGTTGAAAAGTTAAAAAGTTAA